The DNA segment TCGGCGCTTCCCTTTTTGGCCTCGGCCAGCGCCAGGTTGCGCGCCGACAGGGCAAATGCCTTGAGTTCGCTGATCGCCATGTAGGCCGTCGCCCCGCAGCAGTTCCAGTCTTCGAGTTCTTCCAGCGCCGTCTCCAAAAGCTGAAAAACCGCCAGCATCGAATCCTCATAGGCGCGCCCCGTTCCCTTCAGGGAGCATCCCGGGAAATACAGGTAACTCATCTGACCTCCTTGCGCGTGACCACTTCACCCTTGCGCACCATATGCTCCGGCTCGATCGCCTGCAGAAGTCTCTGCAGTTCCCCTTTTCTCTTGATCGCCTCCGAGCCGACCCCGATCCGTCCCTGCGTCCAGAGTTTCAGTCCCAGGCTCGCCTGCTTCAGGGCTTTGAATGGATTCGATTTCATGTAGAGCCGCATGATCAGCCGCCCTTCGGTGCTCCGTCCCTTGCTGTGGACCTGGTTGAAAAATTCCCGCGCCAGAACCGATATGGGGAACCGCGACGGGGCCACGCCTTCCTTGATCGCCAGCCGCTTGGCCGCATACATGATATCCGTGATCTTCACGTTCTTCGGACATTCCACGGCACAGGAATAGCACGATGCGCACAACCAGCAGGTATAACTGCTCAAGACTTCCTGGCGGAATCCCGCCCGTATCATCGCTATGATCCGCCGCGGAGTGTAGTCCATTTCCGGACTCAACGGGCACATCCCGCTGCATGTCCCGCACTGGATGCAATTGAATAAATGCTCGCCCCCCGGTATCGACGCGATCTCGTCGGCGAACCCGGGATCGAGTTCCTCTTCATATTTTATCTTACGCCATCCGGCCTGGTCAGGCATAAGCGTCCTCCTCTCTTCGAAATGTATATGACATGTTTTAATTCCTTATCGTTTTCTATCGTAGAACCCCACGACCGCCTCGAAATAATGGGCCAAATATGTGAAATAATTCACAAATATAATTAAATAAAACGACCCCCGCCGCCGGTGCCATAATTACGCCGGTGCCGTTTGCATCATTCGTCCCTATCATAGTACAACGGACCGATACCTTCTGGCCTGATCCGTATTTTTTTAACATCATACAACCATGCCTGAATGAAAAATCGCGAACGGTGCCGATTATAAATGCGGGTTCCAATTGTGACGTCCTTTCTACAGAGTAAAATCTATAAAACAGGTCATAAAATGTCAAGAAAAAGGTCACTAATTTCACTCTCTTTTATCGTGCTTGTCATCATACAAATCAAATTTTGTCCCCTTTACATCTTATCGTCAAAAAAACAATATAAGATTACTCTCCATTTGATTTTTGTCTTTCATGTGCACTTCAACTTTACTTATTTGTAATCAATAATTTTTTGACAGAATTACCCCTTTCTGCAAAATATACTTATTTGTCCCTTATCGCTTTTCCTGTTCTGGATTACTAAGTCTATTTATGAAATGCTATAAATCCTATCCTGATTTGTAACTTTGCAGAAATTCCCGGCAATTTGACTATTATTATTGCCTAAATTGCAGATATTTGTTTAATTGCGCAATGGCCATCCGGATTAACCCCCGGAATGGCTTATATTTATTAGTATGAGTCACGACCGCGCTAAACAAAACACCGCCGCCCTTTCGGTGGCTTCCAACACCACCCTGGTCGTCGGGAAACTGATTGTCGGGCTTGCTATCGGCTCGATAAGCGTTATCAGCGAGGCGATCCATTCCGGCATTGACCTTATCGCCGCCATTGTCGCCTTCTTTGCCGTTCGGGAATCGGCCAAACCGCCGGACCGCGAGCACCCGTTCGGCCACGGCAAAGCCGAGAGCCTATCGGGAGCGTTTGAAGGCCTTCTTATTTTCGTGGCGATTGTAATTATTCTATATGAGGCTGCGCAGAAGATAATAGGACGCGGTGTGGTCGAAAAAGTCGATCTGGGACTTGTTGTCATGGGCATATCTGCCGCCATGAATTTCGTGGTCTCGAGACGACTTCTCCGGGTCGCCAAAGAAACCGATTCCCTGGCGCTGGAGGCCGATGCCCTGCATCTTTCCACCGATGTCTTCACTTCACTCGGCGTTTTCGCCGGGCTCCTCCTGATAAAACTTACCGGCTGGCATATCCTTGATCCCCTTATTGCCATCGGGGTGGCTGTTGTCATAGGACATGCCGCGTTTGGTATCCTTCGCCGTTCCGTCCGCGATCTGATGGATGAAAAACTCTCAGATGATGAGACAGAT comes from the Candidatus Zixiibacteriota bacterium genome and includes:
- a CDS encoding Heterodisulfide reductase subunit C, coding for MPDQAGWRKIKYEEELDPGFADEIASIPGGEHLFNCIQCGTCSGMCPLSPEMDYTPRRIIAMIRAGFRQEVLSSYTCWLCASCYSCAVECPKNVKITDIMYAAKRLAIKEGVAPSRFPISVLAREFFNQVHSKGRSTEGRLIMRLYMKSNPFKALKQASLGLKLWTQGRIGVGSEAIKRKGELQRLLQAIEPEHMVRKGEVVTRKEVR
- a CDS encoding hypothetical protein (Evidence 5 : Unknown function), with translation MNYFTYLAHYFEAVVGFYDRKR
- a CDS encoding putative cation efflux protein (Evidence 3 : Putative function from multiple computational evidences); translated protein: MSHDRAKQNTAALSVASNTTLVVGKLIVGLAIGSISVISEAIHSGIDLIAAIVAFFAVRESAKPPDREHPFGHGKAESLSGAFEGLLIFVAIVIILYEAAQKIIGRGVVEKVDLGLVVMGISAAMNFVVSRRLLRVAKETDSLALEADALHLSTDVFTSLGVFAGLLLIKLTGWHILDPLIAIGVAVVIGHAAFGILRRSVRDLMDEKLSDDETDIIVKILDEHRPHFVGFHDLRSRKSGNRREIDLHLVQCRFIDLENAHKICDHLEEELVKKIHHAHVTIHVEPCDDDCDGDPTHCQIDLNRFRSHLSGH